Proteins co-encoded in one Bos taurus isolate L1 Dominette 01449 registration number 42190680 breed Hereford chromosome X, ARS-UCD2.0, whole genome shotgun sequence genomic window:
- the LOC112445140 gene encoding DDB1- and CUL4-associated factor 12-like protein 2 has protein sequence MSGIQEHWFRVNFNPRPEAPSTPPSGPLLTPPSPPRATWPPTSGPPAACAPLRSAPASSSSQVDFAPAALAAGSISHLEPRRRRPRCRAPPMLRSPVRDSSPGSPALSSHAAPRPPPGMAPEQTGNKKREEPAPQKAAEGSSSLSSSSLSSSSPGSSSPGSAAVHADGPQPPKKPKRMVVRRSLVDYLRGREVGAPGRAGLSGFDSELHGFAVRKLPELLRERELSLGTVDKVFASQWLNARQVVCGTKCNTLFVVDVRSSQVTRIPLIRDRRHTPARAQLGCGIHAVQLNPSKTLMATRGENPNSLAVYWLPTLDPLCLGDHGHKDWIFAIAWMSDTVVVSGSRDGTLGIWKIDPDVFRRNAEGLSVYAHIRPAEVEDVPRASTNRRNSKVRAMAFSATRQELGAVTMDGYFHLWKAQNTLSKLLSIRLPYCRENVCLTFCGELSLYAVGSQSHVSFLDLRQGHQSIRYLCSHEGSTGVRSLSFYEHMVTVGTGHGSLLFYDIRAQKFLEEKVSDSQHSSPRPTGRRFRLICGRGWLNQDDLQMNDLSALGELPNALYTHCYNWPEMKLFVAGGPLPSILRGNYAGLWS, from the coding sequence atgtCGGGAATCCAGGAGCACTGGTTCCGGGTGAATTTCAACCCCCGCCCCGAGGCTCCATCCACCCCTCCTTCCGGCCCCCTTTTGACTCCTCCCAGCCCGCCGCGTGCTACCTGGCCTCCCACGTCCGGCCCTCCCGCCGCCTGCGCCCCCTTGCGCTCGGCCCCCGCGTCGTCGTCGTCCCAAGTCGACTTCGCTCCCGCAGCCCTCGCCGCCGGCAGCATTTCCCACCTGGAACCGCGTCGCCGCCGCCCTCGCTGCCGCGCGCCGCCCATGCTCCGCTCGCCTGTCCGCGACTCCTCGCCCGGCTCGCCAGCCCTGTCTTCCCACGCCGccccccgcccgccgcccggCATGGCCCCGGAGCAAACAGGTAACAAGAAGCGGGAAGAGCCGGCGCCCCAGAAGGCCGCAGAGGGCTCGTCGTCGCTGAGCTCGTCGTCGCTGAGCTCGTCGTCGCCGGGCTCGTCGTCGCCGGGCTCGGCGGCGGTGCACGCAGACGGCCCGCAGCCTCCCAAGAAGCCCAAGCGGATGGTGGTGCGGCGCTCACTGGTGGACTACCTGAGGGGGCGCGAGGTGGGCGCGCCGGGCCGCGCCGGGCTCTCAGGCTTCGATAGCGAGCTGCATGGCTTCGCGGTGCGGAAGCTGCCAGAGCTGCTGCGGGAGCGCGAACTGTCCTTGGGCACCGTGGACAAGGTGTTCGCGTCGCAGTGGCTGAACGCCAGGCAGGTGGTGTGCGGTACCAAGTGCAACACGCTCTTCGTGGTGGACGTGCGGTCCAGCCAGGTAACGCGCATCCCCCTCATACGGGATCGTCGGCACACGCCCGCCCGCGCCCAGCTGGGCTGCGGCATCCATGCGGTCCAGCTGAATCCCTCCAAGACACTGATGGCCACCAGGGGTGAGAACCCCAACAGCCTGGCCGTCTACTGGTTGCCAACGCTGGATCCCTTGTGCCTGGGCGACCATGGCCACAAAGACTGGATCTTCGCCATCGCCTGGATGAGCGACACGGTGGTGGTGAGCGGCTCCCGCGACGGCACCTTGGGCATCTGGAAGATAGACCCCGACGTATTCCGGCGCAATGCTGAAGGGCTCTCCGTGTATGCCCACATCCGTCCCGCGGAAGTGGAGGATGTCCCCAGGGCCTCCACCAACCGACGTAACTCCAAGGTGCGGGCTATGGCCTTCAGCGCCACGAGGCAGGAGCTGGGAGCCGTGACCATGGATGGCTACTTCCACCTGTGGAAAGCCCAGAATACCTTGTCCAAGCTGTTGTCCATCAGGCTGCCTTACTGCAGAGAGAACGTGTGCCTGACCTTCTGCGGTGAGTTGTCCCTGTACGCGGTAGGCTCCCAGTCCCATGTCTCTTTCCTGGACCTGCGCCAGGGTCACCAGAGCATCCGGTACCTGTGCTCCCACGAGGGCAGCACGGGTGTGCGCTCCCTCAGCTTCTATGAGCACATGGTCACCGTGGGCACCGGCCACGGCTCTCTGCTGTTCTATGACATCCGCGCGCAGAAGTTCCTGGAGGAGAAGGTCTCGGACAGCCAGCACTCCTCTCCGCGGCCCACAGGGCGGAGGTTCAGGCTGATTTGTGGCAGAGGCTGGCTCAACCAAGATGACCTGCAGATGAACGACCTCAGTGCCTTGGGCGAGTTGCCCAATGCTCTCTACACCCATTGCTACAACTGGCCGGAGATGAAGCTCTTCGTCGCTGGCGGCCCTCTTCCTTCAATCCTCCGTGGGAACTATGCAGGCCTCTGGAGCTAG